Proteins encoded within one genomic window of Lysinibacillus louembei:
- a CDS encoding DUF2075 domain-containing protein has product MAKYNCITLKVKNGELEDFDKLRQPEQNILKNGNVVYIYRGTKSKKIYIGQTKHFIERNKQHYNSKEGKFNAAAFDQVCILISSYFNGSALDDVESQLITYFIADNPKSKVQYDNGEVINRNNGNSVNNYREREKVSLEVILPFWEKELYPNEWVNTPSLAELRTNALVKYSPIKQLTEQQIDLLNEINLNQDKDFVINGDAGTGKTVLLTHLVAMLLKEQPNKRIAVVLQRNWIETAKDIFRVYGMKSSNLTIATSIQLINADDNYDVVIVDESHKLSRKFSKQMVSFNKVYKGRFVNDSNHLECLKKMGSQIVLMYDILQAIRPANMTRIQFNEATKDFEKRYLKTQFRIQAPAGKSYTSDDFVNGIKYLLYKDTGLLEQTNFNPKFDRYVFQDKDMDAYFGYLETEPLKNLIDWIEEDRNFNPEHINRILGGLVEPWKQADGKDSSITHWHEGDIKRRWNSTQENWVYSDEEDAEEQIGSVFAVQGIDLNKVGVLVGNDLQVDTEGRLYGNPENFHNVNGKFSKEDESPENAQEFTLFVLNIYYILMTRGIDGIRLGFWKNDAFKEYMKKTLEII; this is encoded by the coding sequence GTGGCTAAGTATAATTGTATAACATTGAAAGTAAAAAATGGGGAACTAGAAGACTTTGATAAACTTCGCCAACCTGAACAAAATATCCTGAAAAACGGCAATGTTGTTTATATATACAGAGGAACGAAATCTAAGAAAATTTATATTGGACAAACGAAACATTTTATTGAAAGAAATAAGCAACATTATAATAGTAAAGAGGGCAAATTTAATGCAGCAGCCTTCGACCAAGTATGCATTCTTATCTCATCTTATTTCAATGGTTCAGCTTTAGATGATGTAGAAAGTCAGCTTATTACCTACTTTATTGCAGATAATCCAAAGTCTAAAGTTCAGTATGATAATGGTGAAGTTATCAATCGGAACAATGGTAATAGTGTAAATAACTACCGAGAAAGAGAAAAAGTTTCTTTAGAAGTTATTTTACCTTTCTGGGAGAAAGAATTATATCCTAATGAATGGGTAAACACTCCTTCTTTGGCGGAACTACGCACTAATGCACTAGTAAAATATAGCCCAATTAAACAATTAACGGAACAGCAAATAGATTTACTAAACGAAATAAATTTAAATCAAGATAAAGATTTTGTGATTAATGGTGATGCAGGTACAGGAAAAACTGTATTATTAACTCATTTAGTAGCTATGCTCTTAAAAGAGCAACCTAATAAGAGGATAGCAGTTGTTTTACAACGCAATTGGATTGAAACAGCAAAAGATATCTTTAGAGTGTACGGAATGAAGAGTAGTAACCTTACAATTGCAACTTCAATACAACTAATTAATGCGGATGACAATTATGATGTTGTTATTGTTGATGAATCCCATAAGCTTTCTAGAAAGTTCTCTAAACAAATGGTGAGTTTTAACAAAGTGTATAAAGGCAGATTTGTTAATGATAGCAATCATTTGGAGTGTTTGAAAAAAATGGGTAGCCAAATTGTTTTAATGTATGACATATTACAAGCTATTCGACCTGCTAACATGACACGTATTCAATTCAATGAAGCTACTAAAGATTTTGAAAAGAGATACTTAAAGACACAGTTTAGAATTCAAGCACCAGCAGGAAAAAGCTATACATCAGATGATTTTGTAAATGGTATAAAATATCTTTTATATAAGGATACGGGCTTATTAGAACAAACGAATTTCAATCCTAAATTTGATAGATATGTATTCCAAGATAAAGATATGGATGCTTATTTTGGATATTTGGAAACAGAGCCGTTAAAGAATTTAATTGACTGGATAGAGGAAGACAGAAATTTTAATCCTGAACATATTAATCGTATATTAGGTGGGTTAGTTGAACCTTGGAAACAGGCTGACGGTAAAGATTCTTCAATCACCCATTGGCATGAAGGTGATATAAAACGAAGATGGAATTCCACTCAGGAAAATTGGGTTTATTCAGATGAGGAAGATGCTGAAGAGCAAATTGGCTCTGTTTTTGCAGTGCAAGGTATTGATTTAAATAAAGTGGGCGTTTTAGTAGGAAATGACCTTCAAGTTGACACTGAGGGGCGATTATATGGGAATCCAGAGAACTTTCATAATGTAAATGGAAAATTCTCTAAAGAAGATGAAAGCCCAGAAAATGCACAAGAGTTTACTTTATTTGTATTGAATATTTATTATATTTTGATGACTAGAGGCATTGATGGTATACGACTAGGTTTTTGGAAAAATGATGCTTTTAAAGAATATATGAAGAAAACATTAGAAATTATATAA
- a CDS encoding protein adenylyltransferase SelO, producing the protein MINIGWRFDNSYARLPHTFFAAMALNPVEEPKLVIVNEQLASTLGLNLTALHSEEALQEFAGNKSPIGSSPLAQAYAGHQFGHFNMLGDGRAILLGEHITAENERVDIQLKGAGRTPFSRGGDGRAALGPMLREYMISEAMYALGIPTTRSLAVVTTGEKIMREQALQGAILTRIAKSHLRVGTFQYAARWGTGEELKALADYAIERHFPALQHEEQCYMKLLEGVIERQAELLAKWQLVGFIHGVMNTDNMTISGETIDYGPCAFMDKYDPQTVFSSIDTQGRYAYQNQPNMAFWNLARFAESLLSLIHPDSEQAVEMAQRALRQFPKLYEANWLAGMRLKLGFITEEPQDIELIDELLQWMQANEADYTNTFRALTLGQVEENEAFKQWSSRWQERLQRQAQPLELVQQTMRQHNPAIIARNHRVEEALSAAEQGDLLPFQQLLKVLAQPFAYTDEQERYATLPPASSCTYKTFCGT; encoded by the coding sequence ATGATAAATATTGGCTGGCGTTTTGATAATAGCTATGCGCGGCTGCCACATACTTTTTTTGCCGCAATGGCGTTAAATCCCGTGGAAGAGCCGAAGCTTGTTATTGTGAATGAGCAGCTAGCTTCAACGCTCGGTTTGAATTTAACAGCGCTACACAGTGAAGAGGCACTGCAAGAGTTTGCTGGCAACAAGTCACCTATTGGCAGCTCGCCTTTAGCTCAAGCATATGCAGGTCATCAGTTTGGGCATTTTAATATGCTTGGAGATGGGCGAGCAATACTTTTAGGTGAGCATATCACAGCAGAAAATGAACGTGTTGATATTCAACTAAAGGGAGCAGGGCGCACACCTTTCTCACGTGGAGGGGATGGACGTGCAGCACTTGGACCGATGTTGCGTGAATATATGATTAGCGAGGCAATGTATGCGCTTGGCATCCCAACAACTCGCAGCTTAGCTGTCGTCACGACAGGTGAAAAAATTATGCGGGAGCAGGCATTGCAAGGGGCGATATTAACCCGCATTGCCAAGAGCCATTTGCGTGTAGGGACTTTTCAATATGCCGCAAGATGGGGAACTGGGGAGGAGCTGAAGGCTTTAGCAGATTATGCTATCGAGCGCCATTTTCCAGCACTACAACATGAAGAGCAATGTTATATGAAGCTGCTTGAAGGCGTTATTGAAAGACAGGCTGAGTTACTTGCAAAATGGCAATTAGTAGGCTTTATACATGGTGTGATGAATACAGATAATATGACAATTAGCGGTGAAACAATTGATTATGGACCATGTGCATTTATGGATAAATATGATCCTCAAACTGTTTTTAGCTCTATTGATACACAGGGACGCTATGCTTATCAAAACCAGCCGAATATGGCATTTTGGAATTTAGCTCGTTTCGCAGAATCTTTGCTGTCGCTAATTCATCCTGATTCGGAGCAAGCAGTGGAAATGGCACAGCGAGCGCTGCGGCAATTTCCAAAATTGTATGAAGCGAATTGGCTAGCTGGAATGCGTCTAAAGCTTGGATTTATAACTGAGGAGCCGCAAGATATAGAGTTAATAGATGAGCTATTGCAATGGATGCAAGCGAATGAAGCGGATTATACGAATACGTTTCGTGCATTGACATTAGGACAAGTGGAAGAGAACGAAGCATTTAAGCAGTGGTCTAGTCGATGGCAAGAAAGATTACAAAGACAAGCACAACCATTAGAGCTTGTCCAGCAAACGATGCGTCAGCATAACCCAGCAATCATTGCACGCAATCATCGGGTGGAAGAGGCATTAAGTGCAGCAGAGCAAGGCGATTTGCTTCCTTTCCAGCAGCTATTGAAAGTATTGGCACAGCCATTTGCCTACACGGATGAGCAAGAGCGGTACGCAACATTACCACCTGCCTCCAGCTGTACTTACAAAACGTTTTGTGGAACTTAA
- a CDS encoding DUF5052 family protein, whose protein sequence is MKKIILAFVLGASVLTLAGCNFLQWGFGNIKEQFIGREITIQTYDESSQIIDQIKGKSVSIKADDKFAMKDTEGNTVEKSSVLDITVGGKQMLHVGSSLIAYEDGLTNIFEEYAQTVDIEHFDRSIPFINRMVNDMKNLTVGKDKVVLIRSQAGEPLATFVGEDVSYFATEIDKATGLLIDDRYLFIYRCDYTIYDLALLQ, encoded by the coding sequence ATGAAAAAAATTATTTTAGCGTTTGTATTAGGTGCCTCGGTACTGACATTAGCAGGCTGTAACTTTTTGCAATGGGGATTTGGCAATATAAAGGAGCAATTTATTGGACGTGAAATTACGATTCAAACATATGATGAAAGCAGTCAAATTATTGACCAAATTAAAGGGAAGAGTGTTAGTATTAAGGCAGATGATAAGTTTGCGATGAAGGATACTGAAGGGAATACGGTGGAAAAATCATCGGTGCTGGATATTACGGTTGGCGGTAAGCAAATGCTGCATGTAGGCAGTAGTTTAATAGCTTATGAGGATGGTTTAACAAATATTTTTGAGGAATATGCACAAACTGTAGATATTGAACATTTTGATCGTTCTATCCCATTTATTAATCGCATGGTCAATGATATGAAAAACTTAACAGTAGGCAAAGATAAAGTTGTATTAATTCGCTCACAGGCAGGCGAGCCATTAGCTACATTTGTCGGTGAGGATGTTAGTTATTTTGCTACAGAAATTGATAAAGCAACAGGCTTATTAATTGATGATCGCTATTTATTCATCTATCGTTGTGATTATACAATTTACGATTTAGCATTACTTCAATAA
- a CDS encoding AraC family transcriptional regulator — protein MSWIESIQRAIHYMEEHLLENITIEQIACEANCSVYHFQRTFSLLTDMTIADYIRKRRLTLAAQEILMTEHKIIDLAYKYGYDSPEAFTKAFRKQHGVTPSDARKKSYAIQAYNRLVIQVSLKGAEPMKYKIVEKEAFQVVGVKRTYNCSNGENLQGIPGFWDEVNANGTDQELFQLNDGDIKGVLGVCLPQKDASNMIDYWIAAATSAEAPSHFETLEIPASKWVVFEVVGPMPDAMQNAWKKIYSEWFPSNPYEPVGTAELEVYSDENPFKEDLVSEIWIPVQ, from the coding sequence ATGAGTTGGATAGAGTCGATTCAAAGGGCAATTCATTATATGGAGGAGCATTTGTTAGAAAATATAACGATAGAGCAAATCGCGTGTGAAGCTAATTGCTCGGTGTATCATTTTCAACGAACATTTTCGTTATTAACAGATATGACAATTGCTGACTATATAAGAAAACGTCGCTTAACGTTGGCAGCACAAGAAATATTGATGACAGAGCATAAAATTATCGACCTTGCCTACAAATATGGCTACGATTCTCCTGAAGCATTCACGAAGGCATTCCGCAAACAGCATGGCGTGACGCCGAGTGATGCACGCAAAAAATCATATGCGATTCAAGCATATAACCGCCTCGTTATACAGGTGAGTTTGAAAGGAGCAGAACCGATGAAGTACAAAATTGTTGAAAAAGAAGCGTTTCAAGTAGTAGGTGTGAAAAGAACATATAACTGTTCAAATGGTGAGAATTTACAAGGGATTCCTGGATTTTGGGATGAAGTCAATGCCAATGGTACAGACCAAGAGCTATTTCAGCTAAACGATGGAGACATAAAAGGTGTGTTAGGTGTTTGTCTGCCACAAAAGGATGCAAGCAATATGATTGATTATTGGATTGCTGCTGCTACGAGTGCTGAAGCACCTAGCCATTTTGAAACATTGGAAATTCCAGCGTCAAAATGGGTTGTTTTTGAAGTAGTTGGTCCAATGCCTGATGCTATGCAAAATGCTTGGAAGAAAATTTATTCAGAATGGTTCCCATCCAATCCGTATGAGCCTGTAGGAACAGCAGAGCTAGAAGTATATTCTGATGAGAATCCATTTAAAGAAGATTTAGTTTCTGAAATTTGGATTCCAGTTCAATAA
- a CDS encoding CotD family spore coat protein yields the protein MVNRFGGNFPNRGGNRNNMGFGAWGNNPMVGGNAQYLPTQVGPTQFTQPIVSPTRQYVQTNVTNTVVPHVHPSHLTVVNRQMINNQHYFPHTQSVMNECCETTTMCGQPFNPCNNRRGRR from the coding sequence ATGGTTAATAGATTTGGGGGCAATTTCCCTAATAGAGGTGGCAATCGCAACAACATGGGCTTTGGTGCATGGGGTAACAATCCAATGGTTGGAGGAAACGCGCAATACCTACCAACACAAGTTGGACCAACGCAATTTACTCAACCGATTGTTTCACCAACTCGTCAATACGTGCAAACAAATGTGACAAATACGGTCGTACCACACGTTCATCCATCCCATTTAACTGTTGTTAATCGTCAAATGATTAACAATCAACATTACTTCCCGCATACGCAATCGGTGATGAATGAATGCTGTGAAACAACAACAATGTGTGGTCAGCCATTCAATCCATGCAACAATAGACGCGGTAGACGCTAA
- a CDS encoding VOC family protein, whose translation MELTMKYVILYVNNFEETIHFYRNILGLPVKMQQGTYVEFDTGATILSINTRDSVREEIGLDVPNVLSDAQTFEIGFVVDDVQATIETLRTQGVTVVKEPVVKPWGQTVAYVADPDGHYIEICTSVD comes from the coding sequence ATGGAATTAACAATGAAATATGTCATTTTGTATGTCAATAATTTTGAGGAAACGATACATTTTTATCGAAATATTTTAGGATTGCCTGTTAAAATGCAGCAAGGAACATATGTGGAGTTTGATACAGGGGCAACGATATTATCCATTAATACGCGTGACTCTGTTCGAGAGGAAATTGGGCTAGATGTACCAAACGTCTTATCAGACGCACAAACATTTGAAATTGGCTTTGTTGTAGACGATGTACAAGCAACAATTGAGACGCTGCGTACACAAGGGGTAACCGTGGTAAAGGAGCCTGTCGTGAAGCCATGGGGACAGACAGTTGCATATGTAGCAGATCCAGATGGGCATTATATTGAAATTTGTACTTCGGTTGACTGA
- a CDS encoding HNH endonuclease domain-containing protein yields the protein MNNYLENDDTLESYFRSIYLFGKNVATYKFAFAKTLLELGESNKSFVSLEELSPIFAKYMLEHIGNGKRQITSQSSKFISALDLFHQNQIMWEQLLEITEKVGFNNVIDAFHNIPNGELDKKFYEKSIQGKTLGITLTDGIFFLNESSQKENIFSEIEGRWNLVENAWTERNPKLEVQFDTDLEQFFFIKPMTPKQFMLSHERINLTSARKPLNGYQKGKCFYCYRPISIESNQLNTCDIDHFVPLSTQFNSTHDLDLNGVWNLVLSCQDCNRGEANGKFARLPENHLLQRLYKRNEYLIESNHPLKEMIIIRTGKTPHQRANFLNTMYGFAESLSRAKWKPKLEYDIGF from the coding sequence ATGAATAATTACTTAGAAAATGATGATACCTTGGAATCGTATTTCCGCTCGATTTACTTATTTGGTAAAAATGTTGCAACTTATAAATTTGCGTTCGCTAAAACATTACTTGAATTAGGTGAGAGTAACAAAAGCTTTGTGAGCTTAGAAGAATTATCCCCTATATTTGCAAAGTATATGTTAGAGCATATTGGGAATGGGAAACGACAAATAACAAGTCAGTCATCTAAGTTTATTAGTGCTCTGGATTTATTTCATCAAAACCAAATTATGTGGGAACAGTTACTTGAGATTACTGAAAAAGTAGGGTTTAACAATGTGATAGATGCTTTTCATAACATTCCTAATGGTGAGCTTGATAAAAAATTTTATGAGAAGTCCATACAAGGAAAGACTTTAGGAATTACCTTGACTGATGGTATATTTTTTTTGAATGAAAGCTCCCAAAAAGAAAATATTTTTAGTGAAATTGAAGGTAGATGGAACTTAGTTGAAAACGCATGGACTGAACGAAATCCAAAACTAGAAGTTCAGTTTGATACAGACCTTGAGCAGTTTTTCTTTATAAAGCCTATGACACCAAAGCAGTTCATGTTGTCACATGAAAGAATCAATCTAACTTCTGCTAGAAAACCATTAAACGGGTATCAAAAGGGAAAATGCTTCTATTGCTATAGACCGATTTCAATTGAAAGTAACCAATTGAATACTTGTGACATAGACCATTTTGTGCCGCTCTCAACACAGTTCAACAGTACACATGATTTAGACTTAAATGGTGTTTGGAATTTAGTTCTAAGCTGTCAGGATTGCAATAGAGGGGAAGCTAATGGGAAGTTTGCTCGACTACCTGAAAACCATCTTTTGCAACGATTGTATAAGCGTAATGAGTATCTAATTGAAAGTAATCATCCACTAAAAGAAATGATAATTATAAGAACAGGAAAAACCCCACACCAAAGAGCGAACTTTTTAAATACTATGTATGGATTTGCAGAGTCTCTAAGTAGAGCTAAGTGGAAGCCTAAACTTGAGTATGATATTGGATTTTAA
- a CDS encoding DUF3139 domain-containing protein produces MTKKKYLIVFIIAIIILPVLYVQSNKVMFANRVTEYLIEEKGYQKEEIKLIKGVWGKKLPTFYVVVIFKDEENIEYTYFAHGNVRQVEFRAIDGKSVTVDELKNYEPFN; encoded by the coding sequence ATGACGAAGAAAAAGTATTTGATAGTTTTTATTATTGCAATTATAATTTTACCCGTTCTTTATGTACAAAGTAATAAAGTTATGTTTGCCAACAGAGTAACAGAATACCTTATTGAAGAGAAGGGCTATCAAAAAGAAGAAATTAAGTTAATTAAGGGAGTATGGGGGAAAAAGCTACCAACCTTTTATGTAGTAGTTATTTTTAAGGATGAAGAGAATATCGAATATACTTATTTTGCTCATGGCAATGTGCGTCAGGTTGAGTTTAGAGCCATCGATGGTAAATCAGTGACAGTTGATGAATTAAAAAACTATGAACCGTTTAATTAA
- a CDS encoding serine hydrolase domain-containing protein yields MQTQLQQIIKNIDFSGTVFVAEGDNRLNESFGYANRSEQIVNNASTRFGIASGCKLFTTIAICQLVEKGQLHFHTKLNDCLHYDFSAFDQEITIHHLLTHTSGIPDYFDEEVMEDFEELWVTNPMYHMRNLCDFLPLFQHQPMKYPVGERFHYNNAGYILLGLIVEKSTGMNFSDYVQTAIFDKAGMHASGYFSLDCLPANTALGYIEQLDGTWKTNIYSVPVKGGSDGGAFVTVGDMAKLWDALMNYQLLTENSTNLLLSPHVQVNEDSYYGYGVWIKKANNAIFKYHIMGYDPGVSFHSAYYPSLASKVVVCSNKSDGALDMMRGVEAYLIEKLSNQSNVSTK; encoded by the coding sequence ATGCAGACACAGCTACAGCAAATAATAAAGAATATTGATTTTTCGGGTACAGTATTTGTAGCAGAAGGTGATAATAGACTAAATGAAAGCTTTGGCTATGCCAATCGCTCAGAGCAGATTGTCAATAATGCATCAACTCGTTTTGGTATTGCATCAGGCTGTAAACTATTCACTACAATCGCTATTTGCCAGCTTGTTGAAAAAGGGCAGCTACATTTTCATACAAAGCTTAATGACTGTCTACACTATGATTTTTCAGCCTTCGACCAAGAGATTACAATTCATCACTTATTAACACATACTTCAGGTATACCTGATTATTTTGATGAGGAAGTGATGGAGGATTTTGAAGAGTTATGGGTGACAAATCCGATGTACCATATGAGGAATTTGTGCGATTTTTTACCGTTATTTCAACATCAGCCAATGAAATATCCAGTAGGGGAGAGGTTTCATTATAATAATGCTGGATATATTTTATTAGGGTTAATCGTGGAAAAATCAACGGGAATGAATTTTAGTGATTATGTGCAAACAGCTATTTTTGATAAAGCAGGTATGCATGCATCTGGTTATTTTTCGTTAGATTGCCTTCCAGCTAATACAGCGCTAGGCTATATAGAGCAACTAGATGGCACTTGGAAAACAAATATTTATTCTGTTCCGGTGAAAGGTGGCTCGGATGGAGGTGCATTTGTCACAGTTGGCGATATGGCAAAGCTGTGGGATGCACTTATGAATTATCAGCTTTTGACTGAAAATTCAACTAATCTATTACTATCTCCACACGTACAAGTGAATGAAGATAGCTATTATGGCTACGGTGTATGGATTAAAAAAGCAAATAACGCCATTTTTAAATATCATATAATGGGCTATGATCCAGGTGTTAGCTTTCATTCGGCTTACTATCCAAGCTTAGCTAGCAAAGTAGTTGTTTGTTCAAATAAATCAGATGGTGCATTGGATATGATGCGTGGAGTTGAAGCGTATTTAATCGAAAAACTTTCAAACCAGTCCAATGTCAGCACAAAATGA
- a CDS encoding polysaccharide deacetylase family protein yields MYKKFSYFILFFISIFAINLSIGERSEVNYITTQKDDIPILDSHNATVGFLKINQTYKVNSEEQNYWKINFGNGTGYIEKTQTILTSQRQKTPKDYKSKRTIILNDNVIVYEKASSNAKQLAVINKNQRYPIVANHFFNWYKVRVGDKVGYIHKEHTEKDNGIPILMYHHLLPDGENKKFREISAVTSVENFEEQMKWLYDSGYQSISLQELEQFLNKEINLPGKAVVITFDDGLKSNYLFGYPILKKYNFTATEFLITSRIHLDTTPEFKPNAIQTLSMEEVEAMKDVFDLQSHTHDLHTTSETGRSDVVLKDAEEVKQDFLANQYITNARYMAYPFGQYSRETIDILKELNMTMAFTIKHGKVKIGDHPYKLKRLAINCDHTLEEFIGMVEN; encoded by the coding sequence ATGTACAAAAAATTTAGCTATTTTATATTATTTTTTATTAGTATATTTGCAATTAATTTAAGTATAGGCGAAAGGAGCGAGGTCAACTATATTACAACACAGAAAGATGACATTCCTATTTTAGATTCTCACAACGCAACAGTCGGTTTTCTAAAAATCAACCAAACATATAAGGTCAATAGTGAGGAGCAAAATTATTGGAAAATCAACTTTGGCAACGGTACTGGCTACATTGAAAAAACCCAAACAATTTTGACATCACAAAGGCAAAAAACACCGAAGGACTATAAATCAAAAAGGACCATTATTTTAAACGATAATGTCATTGTTTATGAAAAGGCATCGTCAAATGCCAAACAGCTAGCGGTTATCAACAAAAACCAACGCTATCCGATTGTCGCTAATCATTTTTTCAACTGGTATAAGGTGCGTGTCGGTGACAAGGTTGGCTATATTCACAAAGAGCATACGGAAAAGGATAATGGCATTCCCATTTTAATGTATCATCATTTATTACCAGATGGCGAAAACAAAAAGTTCCGCGAAATATCGGCTGTGACATCTGTTGAGAATTTCGAGGAGCAAATGAAATGGCTCTATGACAGTGGCTATCAAAGTATTTCTCTACAAGAGCTAGAGCAATTTTTAAATAAGGAAATTAATTTGCCAGGCAAAGCTGTTGTCATCACCTTTGATGATGGGCTCAAGTCCAATTACTTATTTGGCTACCCTATTTTAAAAAAGTACAACTTCACAGCAACCGAATTTTTAATTACGAGTAGAATTCATCTTGATACAACACCTGAATTCAAACCAAATGCCATTCAAACATTGAGCATGGAGGAAGTAGAGGCGATGAAGGATGTATTCGACCTTCAAAGTCATACACATGACCTACATACAACGAGCGAAACTGGCAGAAGCGATGTCGTTCTGAAAGATGCTGAGGAAGTGAAGCAGGATTTCCTCGCAAATCAGTACATCACGAACGCCCGATACATGGCCTACCCTTTCGGTCAATATAGCAGAGAAACGATTGACATTTTAAAAGAGCTAAATATGACAATGGCATTTACTATTAAGCATGGCAAGGTGAAAATCGGTGATCATCCATATAAGCTAAAACGCTTAGCGATTAATTGTGATCATACATTGGAGGAGTTTATTGGGATGGTGGAGAACTAG
- a CDS encoding nucleoside triphosphate pyrophosphohydrolase yields the protein MPVYNKLVRDKILEIIEADGLAYNARILESSELLKEVKAKMIEEAKEFYGADNVQESVEELADILELVHTAISALGVSYEELEAIREQKKAKRGGFEKAIYLIDVEDK from the coding sequence ATGCCTGTATATAATAAATTAGTAAGAGATAAAATTTTAGAGATTATCGAAGCAGATGGGTTAGCTTATAATGCTAGAATATTGGAGTCTAGTGAGCTTCTAAAGGAAGTAAAGGCGAAGATGATTGAAGAAGCTAAAGAGTTTTATGGGGCAGATAACGTCCAAGAAAGTGTTGAAGAATTAGCAGATATTTTAGAACTAGTACATACAGCTATCAGTGCATTAGGTGTAAGTTATGAAGAACTAGAAGCCATTCGTGAGCAGAAAAAGGCTAAACGTGGCGGATTTGAAAAGGCAATTTATTTAATTGATGTAGAGGATAAGTAA
- a CDS encoding aminoglycoside phosphotransferase family protein, with amino-acid sequence MNKAIEQLILKNTGLETVVEINNVETNNDGFNNDITMFHLSFFNKAEEFSKRVVLKKFSHRVSFNKELHILKSESMNNYINIPTLYFEDKENRLLLMEHVEGVTLDKYIISSANEMRETFEKFGSTLAHIHSIDVQGLNNEYFKNDQLNNCIESLKNRVTGFEDPIYRKILKNIEQSFKGVKFSEVLNHGDYHFWNTIMTNDNKLYILDWEKAFLGDHRFDIANTLVLGYSWFGMDFKEPLLAAYQNVSNKEIEYLECFEALLCFDSFTKTVPLIYGADDSHIRDRTFEWLKRRYELFVKHTGERIEKAEQYLFSKGLAVKIS; translated from the coding sequence TTGAATAAAGCGATTGAACAATTGATTTTAAAAAATACAGGGCTAGAGACTGTAGTTGAGATTAATAATGTAGAAACAAATAATGATGGCTTTAATAATGACATAACGATGTTTCATCTTAGCTTTTTTAATAAAGCAGAGGAATTTTCTAAGCGAGTTGTGCTGAAAAAATTTAGTCATCGTGTGTCGTTTAATAAAGAACTACATATTTTAAAGAGTGAATCTATGAATAACTACATAAATATTCCAACTCTTTATTTTGAAGATAAAGAAAATAGGCTTTTGTTAATGGAACATGTCGAGGGAGTTACTTTGGACAAATACATTATTTCGAGTGCTAATGAGATGAGGGAGACGTTTGAAAAATTTGGTTCTACACTAGCCCATATTCATTCAATTGATGTGCAGGGGTTAAATAATGAGTATTTTAAAAATGACCAGTTAAATAACTGTATTGAAAGCTTAAAGAATAGAGTTACGGGCTTTGAAGACCCAATTTATAGAAAGATACTGAAAAATATTGAGCAATCGTTCAAAGGTGTAAAATTTAGCGAGGTGCTAAATCATGGGGATTATCATTTTTGGAACACGATAATGACGAATGATAACAAATTGTATATTTTAGATTGGGAAAAAGCCTTTCTAGGAGACCATCGTTTTGATATAGCTAATACGCTTGTATTAGGATACTCTTGGTTTGGAATGGATTTCAAAGAACCTCTATTAGCTGCTTATCAAAATGTCTCTAACAAGGAAATTGAATATTTAGAATGCTTTGAGGCCTTATTATGCTTTGACTCTTTTACTAAGACAGTTCCATTAATATACGGAGCAGACGACTCACATATCAGAGATAGAACGTTTGAATGGTTAAAGCGACGTTACGAATTATTTGTAAAACATACGGGAGAAAGAATTGAAAAAGCGGAACAGTATTTATTTTCTAAGGGTCTTGCAGTCAAAATATCGTAG